The Marinitoga hydrogenitolerans DSM 16785 DNA segment TGGATGATTGAAAATCTTCCAATAAATTTGAGGAGGTAAAAAATGCATCTTTTATTTTTTCAAAATTTTTAATATACATCAAATCAGAATTAGTTTCTTCTAACAAATTATCAATAAAATCCATTTTTAAATTTCTTGCTACTATTAACTTTTCTGAAAAACTATTTTTAAGAGAGTTTTGAGAATTTGAAATGCTTATTGTGAAAAAAGAAGCTAAAACTACAAAAAGAATCGTTACAAAAAGAAAAGTAATCTTTCCCTGAAGTTTCATTTTATTACCCCCAATTTAAATTTCTTGCAATTATTATATCACATGATATATTAATTTTCAAAAAACACGTATCATCCTAAATAATGAAATATGTGTTATAATTTTATTAAGATTAAACAAACGAAAAGGTGACTCCGATGAAAATAAGATTCAAAAATATCCTAAGAGATCCTGCAAATAGACTTCTGGTTTTAATTTTATTTTTCATAACATTCATAGGTTTTTTGTTATATATTGTTGAATTTGGGAAAAATCCCGAAATTCAAAGTTTATTTGATGCTTTTTGGTGGTTAATTGTAACTATAGCTACTGTTGGTTATGGTGATATTGTCCCAAAAACTTTTCTTGGAAAGATTATAGGTATAATAATAATAATGTCTGGAGTAACCTTATTTTCTCTTATTTCAGGTAGTATAGCTTCCCTTTTAGTAGAATGGCGTATAAAAGAACGAAAGGGGTTAGGAAAAGTGAAATTTAAAAATCATTTAGTTATTTTAGGTTGGAACAATCATTTAGAGAAAACTTTAGAAGCTATGGGAAAATTTATAAAAATCGATGATTATTATATAGTTTTAGTCAATCAAGCAGAAGAAGAAGATTATGAGAACTTTAAATCGAAATTCCCAAATCTAAATATCAAGTTTATTCATGGTGATTTCACTAAAGAAAATGTTTTAAAAAGGGCAAATATTTCATATGCTGCATATATAATAATTCTTTCTGACACATATGGTGGAAGAAGCTTAGAAGAATGTGATGAAAGAACCTTAATTAGTATATTATTAATAAGAACTTTAAACAATAATGCAAAAATTTTTGCGGAGGTTATTAAAGAAGAAAAAGCTAAATATATTTTAAGAGCTGGTGCCGATGATGTTATTTTGGGAAATGAATTTAATTCTATTTTGCTGTCTTCTGCTTTATTATCTCCAGCATATCACATGCTTTTAAGAGAAATTGCATCATTGGATAAAATGAGAGTGAAATTAATACCACTACCTAAAAATTTTATAGGTAAAACTTTTATAGAACTTTTTAATTATTTTAAACGAACTTCGAGTTCAATAGTTATTGGATTAGTTAGCATGAGAAAAGAATTTACTATTGATGATTTTCTTTCTTCAGATAGCGCTATTGATAATTTTATAAGACAAAAATTTGAAGAAGCTGAAGAGGATTTTTTTGAAGAAGAAAAAAAAGATGATTACGATTTGAATTTAAATCCAAAAGATGATTATGTTATTTCCGAAAATGATAAATATATTTTTATTATTGAATAGGTGATAAATTATGGAAGAATTTTTAAAAAACATTTCATTATTTAAGGAATTAAATAATGAACAATTATCAGAAATATCAAAGATTTTAAAACCCATTAATTTTAAAACAGGTGAAATTATAATTGTTGAAGGAGAAAAAGGAAATACTATGTATATATTCAAAAAAGGGAAAGTTCAAATCACGCATCAATTAACTTTAAAGGTTGAATCTCAACATTTGGAAGAAGGAGAAAAATCTATGGCTATTTTAGATGCTGAAAAAATAAGTTTTTTTGGTGAAATGTCCTTGGTTACAGGTTCTCCTAGATCTGCAACTATAAAAGCCTTAAGCGAATGTGAATTATATGAAATATCAAAAAAAGATTTTGAAAATCTTGCTGAAAAAAGACCTGATATAGGATATAAAATAATGAAGGAAATTTCTATAACATTAAGTCGTAGAATAGAAACACTTAATGAAAATATATTGAAATTAACAACGGCCTTAAGCATAGCTTTGTCAAAGAAAAAAAAATAAGCACCCCTTAAAAAGGTGCTTATAACATCTTTCTAAAAATATAATTGACAACCACTTGAATAGCCTTTTCATTAAATCCACCTTCTGGAATTATTATATCTGCATATTTTTTTGTTGGTTCAACATAAGCATCATGCATGGGTTTAACAGTATTTATATATTGATTTATAACCGAATCTAAATTTCTTCCTCTTTCCTTTATATCCCTTTCTAATCTTCTGATAAACCTTATATCATTTTCTGTATCAACATAAATTGCAAGATCATATAAAGTTCTTAATTCTTTATAATATAAGGCAAAAATACCTTCTACAATAACAATAGGTTTAGGAGAAAACTCTATTATACCTGTTCTTGTAAATTGAGAAAAATCATATTCTGGTAAATCAATACTTTTACCTTCTTTCAATTCATTAATATGCTTAAACATTAATTCATTTTCTATCATACTTGGATGATCATAGTTATGCAATTTTCTTTGTTCTAAAGTTTCATGACTTAAGTCCCTATAATAATTATCCATTGGTAATATTTCGCAATTCTGAGTTCCTAACGTTTCACGAATTTTATGAGCTACAGTTGTTTTTCCAGATCCTGTACCACCGGCAATTCCTATAACATACATTCTAAACACTCCTTATTTAGTAGATTTTTTGAAGTTAATAGAAAAACCTAAAATAATATATATAACAGAAAAAACAAGAATAGTTATTAATTCAACATCACTAATATTAATATTATGTTCCAATAAAGTATTTTCTCCAATTTTTAATAACAATGAATTTTCTAAAACAAAAACAGAGAAAAATGCAGCTATTGTCGAAGCTATGAGAATAGTTAAAATAGTTACGATATTATCAAAACTCTTCGTTATTAAAACAGAAACGATTAAACCTATAATCACAGCAAAAATCCACGGAATATATAGTTGATCAACTTTCTTTAAAATTTCTACTGTATTAAAAATTTCTGGATAAAATTTTAATATAATCCCAGAGATTTCGAATCCTATAATTCCACCCAGTATAAATCCTGCAATCTGGACAGATGATTTAAAGAGAGAATATGTTAAAATGCCTATTATAACCGAAAAAATAAGATATATTATATCTTGTGAAACATTTATTTGTTTTAATAATTCTTGAGTATAATCAAATTTTGAAATATACGGTATAATAAACACATAACTACTAAGAAAC contains these protein-coding regions:
- the udk gene encoding uridine kinase, with product MYVIGIAGGTGSGKTTVAHKIRETLGTQNCEILPMDNYYRDLSHETLEQRKLHNYDHPSMIENELMFKHINELKEGKSIDLPEYDFSQFTRTGIIEFSPKPIVIVEGIFALYYKELRTLYDLAIYVDTENDIRFIRRLERDIKERGRNLDSVINQYINTVKPMHDAYVEPTKKYADIIIPEGGFNEKAIQVVVNYIFRKML
- a CDS encoding cyclic nucleotide-binding domain-containing protein, whose product is MEEFLKNISLFKELNNEQLSEISKILKPINFKTGEIIIVEGEKGNTMYIFKKGKVQITHQLTLKVESQHLEEGEKSMAILDAEKISFFGEMSLVTGSPRSATIKALSECELYEISKKDFENLAEKRPDIGYKIMKEISITLSRRIETLNENILKLTTALSIALSKKKK
- a CDS encoding potassium channel family protein; this encodes MKIRFKNILRDPANRLLVLILFFITFIGFLLYIVEFGKNPEIQSLFDAFWWLIVTIATVGYGDIVPKTFLGKIIGIIIIMSGVTLFSLISGSIASLLVEWRIKERKGLGKVKFKNHLVILGWNNHLEKTLEAMGKFIKIDDYYIVLVNQAEEEDYENFKSKFPNLNIKFIHGDFTKENVLKRANISYAAYIIILSDTYGGRSLEECDERTLISILLIRTLNNNAKIFAEVIKEEKAKYILRAGADDVILGNEFNSILLSSALLSPAYHMLLREIASLDKMRVKLIPLPKNFIGKTFIELFNYFKRTSSSIVIGLVSMRKEFTIDDFLSSDSAIDNFIRQKFEEAEEDFFEEEKKDDYDLNLNPKDDYVISENDKYIFIIE